In Tachysurus vachellii isolate PV-2020 chromosome 24, HZAU_Pvac_v1, whole genome shotgun sequence, the sequence tagtttgtgagagtgagtgtgtgtgagtttgtaagaggtgtgtgtgtgagagagagagtgttagaatGTTTTGAAGGTCATTAGTTCtcattagggatgagcgagtacagcattatctgtatctgtaaccgtatctgttaaccatatgaattatgtttttatgaaatacagcaaaaacgtgacagacacacagtgtctggttactggttagagacagctgaaggtttaaaaaagaaaaaaaatctccgacaggcagagacgcaatgcgagtcgcattctaccaagcaagcaccacgtctgaacgaacccacgtttaccagaactctactggttagtaagtacgtattattaacgttacaacccgaagtaaaaagctgaagaaaccctaaacgttaacggaaaagacccgcgaacccgagtgactgagggagagacagagagctgttctgtgtgtgactgtgagtgagcagagcgacacacagcaacacaatacatctgtatgtgtgtaggggaggggcgctgtgactagcctatcacagaacgctgacacaatcagctacccaatgatgattttcattcaatccgagcacagatattgactcgtattactcgtataatactcgtactcggcagaagtgctttatctcTTGAGTATCAAGCAAAAGTCAGTATGTTTTTGAGCTTGTAGAAATATTTTGAGCTTGTAAATACACTTTAGGAGTTCCATTTCCATTGACATTTTTTATGAAAGGTTGATACTGTCAAAAAGTTTTTAGTCGTCCTTGCCTGACTGATTTTGAATATCCACTGAGGTGTGAGATGCTAATCGCAGTAGTGAGCAGATATAAAAGATTCGGGGTTAACTCGTGTTTGTTAGCTGTTTAACTGTGTAATACTGTACCTAGTGAGTTAGCATGCAACTAAAGTGTGAATGACTAGGCAAAAAATATCATATTAATACTTtacatgttcattttaaaatacacacatagaaGCAGATATGAAGCTGGCACATATTGAAAAATTGaatatttaacaattaaaaGGAGTAAagcatactgtatttattaatatcagCTTAGCGCTCAAGGTAGCTTTACCCATTGGCTCATTTGTTTAGCGTTTATGGGAGAAGTCTCAGATGTCAACACGTTTTAATAAAGTTTACGTTTAGAGCCACTGGAGAGACTTTAAGACAGAGGACTTTGtatgttgctgtttttattcttgGCTTATTAAGcagcagagagaaaacagactCTTGTGAGAGAATCACCTCAGTTCTCTGAGTGctattaacatattaacatattaactTCCTAATGCTACTTTCTCttcattctttcattaattcattcaatcattcatgaTAACTGTTTTGTTCTagttcaggtttttattttagattttcatACCTATTTCGAGCTAAATATTTTCTCaacaaagtaaatgtaaagcaCAAACACCCCCACTGTGTTTCTGTACCTCCTGGGAGAGTGAATAGAactaacacatgcacacttaaCCAAATAACGCTAACATTGCTGACAGAACAGCTAGCACTGTATCATTACTGTTACCCTGATGCCCACTAGCTTTCATTCGTAATTAGTGACTTTAAAGCTCTAAAGCTTTATCAGGAATCATGGCAGGATTAAGGAGAGCTGGCAAACCTTTTATCTCCAATTGAGCCTCCAGACCTCAAGTGTcttgtttcttttattaaaagatTGCGATTAAAGCCAAAAGTGACCTCATCGGGGAGTTTAGTGGGGCTCTGAATACGTTTTGGTTCATCAGCATGTTCCTGTTTctgacatattttatttatttcttttttatttatttatgaagtgCATGTTATGTATAGCCCTTCTTCAAAAAATGAATTGTCACATGAAAACAGATGAGAAAGTGAATAACAAACATGATGTCAAAAACCAGCAGGATTCTATGCCCTGGATAATCATTCGGTACAAATCGTTACAGGAGACGAATACAAAtgaataacaaaacattttcgtaaatgatctgtttattaatatataatatttaattgctGACTGAACAATACAGCTCATCAAAAGCACATgatgtgtaaatgaaataaatgtgtgaatataaagtatataatggTCCATGTATGTGTTCTTTATTTGGATTTGAttacaaaaatgacattttatgagctaaatataaaatatttgtttgtgtcGGTTAAATTAAAATCTTAACCGTTGTACATTTTCTTGTTCAGATATTTTTTCCTTgatctattttttatattagctataaaaaaataatgtattgatTATAGCATAAATTTTACACAGGTTACACCAGGGACACGTCTTTTTTGGAGATGGTGGTGGAcattgtacaggaactgaagATGGCTAATCCTAATCTTGTATACGGTCAGTACGAGTAAAGAGCGTTTTACTGAACATTGTGTTCATGGTTATACAGTGATTCcttatttgtttgtgtaataACCTGGAATCATGCACACTGCTTTCTTATCTACAGTGTGTGACCCTGTCCTGGGTGATCATGGTTCAATGGTGAGCCTTTTCTACACGTTTACTATCCTGTCATCTGTTGCTATGGTCTCATTgactttctttcatttcctcagTGTTTTTAAACGTTCAGTGTAATGTCCTGCAGATGGGATCAGAGTGGATTGGATTGCATGTACGTGTGTCAGAGATTGTAAAATGGAGAGATAAAACATGAATAGAGATGTAGGGAGGGAAAATGTATGAAATGCATGACTGTTACAGCAGCATGGAGGAAGACTGCATCTTATTTCCTGTTGCCTGGTTGCATTTAGGACAAAGCTCCTGTTCTTTCAGCTGGGAGACCTGTTCATAAGAGCTGAGCTCTTTATGACTCatacataagtgtgtgtgtgtgtgtgtgtgtgtgtgtgtgtgtgtgtgtgagtgatataAGCACTagatctctcttttctttcttaccTCAGTATGTGCCTCAGAATCTATATCCGGTCTATAAGGACAAAGTGGTACCAGTAGCAGATATCATCACACCTAACCAGTTTGAGGCAGAGTAAGTATGGTattgtgtgtgagcgcgcgtgtgtgtgtgagcgcatgcatgtgtgtttgtgtgtgtgtgtgtgttcattccaTAGTTGAATATTTATGATCATATTTTTGATTTTAATAAACTTAGCATAAGCTaagtttgtataataataaaaaaaccatATGTCATTTGTCAGTTCATGTATTAACAGAACTGAGATTTTCCCTATTTTCGTCCCAATTTGGTCACCCGCCAATTCCCATCATTCACCTACTGTATCATGCGACAGATACCTCCCTAAAAGGCTGAAGGTATCTTTTTAAAGTCAATGTCTGTTCTCTTCTACATACCTGAGCTCAGAGGCACCTGTGAAAAACAGTGTAACTGTCATTGACAGGCAGAGACAGTATTGTCCAGGGTCAAAGCCTGATAGTAgggtgttttattttcacacatttttaaacaatttatatttttaagctGTGCTAATTAACTCCCGTGCAATTCACTTACATTGTGACTTAATCTGAAATATCTCAGTAGGTTCTACAATGCTaatattttaaatcttaaatagGATTACATATAGAGTCAAACATGTCCAGAAAACACTACAAcctcattaatattaaaatgcatttgaGTTCTAATGTTTGAATGcagttttaaaagaaatgacaacactggtgtgtatttatgtagctCGAACCCCTGGAGATTTGTAATCCGTTAACGTAGGTGTCGTTGTCTTGATGTCCTTCTactgtttttgttaaaatataacGTTAAACTTTCTTCTTCTGTGTTTGTGCATTGATCGTGGTTTAGACTAATGATGTGCTTTTTTACAGGTCAGAGCTTTCATGATATTGAAACCTGTTAATTATTAAAAGTGCTTTGTTCATGTGCCATTTGCATTGtgcagtgtacacacacacacacacacacattatatatgtatgtgtgtgtgtgtgtgcgtgcgtgagggAGATTCTTCTGCATGCAGCTGAATCGTGATCTTTATGCGCAATAATTGGCTTTCAGCTGCTACACAATCAATTACCGTCAGAAGACTGTAATAATAGCTATCGGTGGTTATGTGTCTCCCCCTAATGGCCATGAAAAAGAACTGCAATTACAACGTGGTATtgaataattatcttttaattAGCATGATAATTACAGTTATTAATACAGAACTGAATTATTAAAGCAGTTATCTTTATTTCTCACATGAAATtcctttttaagtttttttaatcatgaaactaattcaaaaatgtttttatgtttgactCATATGAAGATAACATGTTCTAAACTATACaatcacctgttttttttttttttatttctaggcTTTTGACAGGAAAGAATATCAGCACAGAGAAAGATGCAGTAGAGGTAAGAGTAGAcacaatgttatttatttatttatttattttttgtatgttttctacatttctaGGGTACAAATTATGGCTTtgacatttgatttattttctcaaataaatgtgtaaacgAATCTCTTTGTACAAGGTGATGGACTTGCTCCATAATATGGGTCCGGACACAGTGGTGATCACCAGCTCTGATCTGCCACCACGCCTCGGAGACCGCTTCCTTGTTTCACTCGGCAGTCAGCGCattggtgggtgtgtgtgtgtatgtgtgggtgggtgtgtgggtgtgtgtgtgagaaggctTGTGTCTAAATGTCaatctttattttgttactcCACTTGACACACAACATTTTGGCACAATATGactaaattcaattaaatgttttgcattatatataatttaatggCCAGTTTATACCAGATGTGCCTCAAGTGCTGCTGAAGTTTTTACAAGTGAAGCATTTTTACTGAGTCTAAGTGGTAACAAAAGGATAATATTGCTGTACACTTCAATGCTGCTCATTTGCTTCCTTCAtacatttgcaaaaaaaagcTACAAGTGTAGAGAAGCACTGTGGGTAAACATCTGGTTTAAAATGAGCTGAGTTTTCACACCATAACCAGGGGTGAGTGCAGAAGAAGCAATTATCTTCTCATAGTGTAGCGTTTATAAGAAATTATTCAGACGGACTTCTTTTACAGTTTGGGGTAAAGCTGGTAGCAGATATCAACATATATTCCTAATACCAGTACTTCACAGAATTGTAGATGTTATCTGGACATGAAGCCTGAAAACAAGTAGAGAAAAAAACCCTTACATTTTATAATCCACAAAGTAAGTATTGCTGAAATGTTACACATTCATTAGGTTCTAGATTCTGTTCCTTTTAACTCATCGGGTGtcgaacaaaaacacaaattattGAGAAATTCAATCATACCTTAATGTTGATTTTGAGAAACCATAATTATACTTTACGGAAGCAATGTGAGAAATATTtgatttactttttaatcttgCTTCAAATAGGTGGGTGTGATTTTCTCACACAGTGAAAGTCACACTTTTATGTAGCTGTTGTATTGCCTTATCAGTTTGTGGTCAGATCAGCAATGTATCTTAAATGCTGTTTTCTTGGAGATCCGGGGAAAAAAGATCAGATCATGTAAAAGTGTTTCCTGGGCTTCAAAAGATATttgattttagatttaaaaaaaggttagaAGATTATAAATACACAATCCTTATGTAATCATGTCTTTCAgttatacatataaacatacatattatttcatatacagcATGACAAAAGAGTTACTGGAACATCAGTAGAAAGGATGAGTAATCATTTAGCAGTATAATGAACTGTAATTATCAGCGTTAGACAAAAGTACAACATGTCTTTTTAAAATGGACATTCAAAGTGAGTCCTGCAGCTTTTCTGAACagcaaatatgaaataataatgcaGGTTGGATTGTGAGATCTTTGTGAATTCGTTGTGTTTGTACCGCAGTGATGCCGGACGGCACGTTCACCACCCAACGGATCAGGATAGAGGTGCCCAAAGTAGACGCTGTGTTTGTTGGGACGGGTGATCTGTTTGCTGCTATGCTAATGGCTTGGACACACAACTACCCAACAGACCTGAAGgtaaatcacacacatgcacacacacagtgtcaacATGCCACCAATGACTTAAATATTAGTTCAGCACTGTATTGCATTCAATCCTATGccttttgttacttttttcttctgtagATGGCGTGTGAGAAAACCTTCTCCGTCATGCACCATGTTATTCAGAGGACCATTTCTTATGCCTTCGGTAAatatttgactgtgtgtgtgtgtgtgtgtgtgttttggggtaTTCAAGTGACCCCTGaattcatttctctttttccagagatggcaggTCCTGGAAAAAAACCCAGCCCGGCTCAGCTTGAGCTAAGAATGATTCAGAGCAAAGCAGACATCGAGGATCCAGCCATCGTAATGGAGGCCACTGTTCTATAGAAACtccacgtacacacacacacacacacacacacacacacacacacacaccattcccCTCTTCCCTATACCACAATCGCACAATGTATAGATGTTGTACATTTTTGGATCTGTAATGTGACATTGCCTTAGAAATCTTGAACAGAGCACAACATTTCATTCGGAGGGAGAAATAGCAGGGTACGGCCACATCGACgagcagcagagagagagagataacgaGAATGACAGAATGCTGTGatgaaagagaggaaagagagaaaaatctctttttttctttcagctatTTTCCTCTCTAactctgtctccttctctgaGCTCAACTCAAACTCCTGTTTGTCCTGCACATTGAAGAAGCGGTCAAATAAAAGTCTCATCAGATTTACCTGAACTTCTATGACGGAAACAAGCTCAAGTGAATCGTTAATTAGCATATCATCACACCGTCATCACTCATGGATATGTGTTTCCTGGACATTTTGTTCTCATTAAATCCTCACAATAACATTTCATGTGATAAGCCAagtctgccaaaaaaaaaaaaaaacctttggatGTCCCGCCTGCATAGAtgttcaggggaaaaaaatactgtGATTGTTAGTTTATTGCATGaatagcttttaaaaaaaaggtttttaatgtctcttaccatgtttttattttacatctcATATACATGCTTAAAATATGAGACTAGCATTTCAGcatgttatttttaaacagtcTTAGAAATGTCTATGCTgctgttgtttcatttcatgttttGAAAGTTTACAAGAAGGAATATTTTataagaaataatttaatgCTAGGTTTCCTAGCTACCTATTGTTATGTAAAAATAGGCTTCAGTGTtgctagcaagctagctaatATTTGGTATTGTATTGTTTGAACCAGTTGCTAGCAAGCTAGGTAACTTTTGgatt encodes:
- the pdxkb gene encoding pyridoxal (pyridoxine, vitamin B6) kinase b, with amino-acid sequence MLHVLQFGVWLLKLPSRIPIWKQIEPVGCSSCGSQSAKPRCCRAKRAELSNNFMRDMECRVLSIQSHVVRGYVGNKSASFPLQVMGFEVDSINSVQFSNHTGYAHWKGQVVTADELHVLYEGIKLNNVNHYDYVLTGYTRDTSFLEMVVDIVQELKMANPNLVYVCDPVLGDHGSMYVPQNLYPVYKDKVVPVADIITPNQFEAELLTGKNISTEKDAVEVMDLLHNMGPDTVVITSSDLPPRLGDRFLVSLGSQRIVMPDGTFTTQRIRIEVPKVDAVFVGTGDLFAAMLMAWTHNYPTDLKMACEKTFSVMHHVIQRTISYAFEMAGPGKKPSPAQLELRMIQSKADIEDPAIVMEATVL